In one Brevibacillus composti genomic region, the following are encoded:
- a CDS encoding cell wall hydrolase, which yields MLTRKAQMRFFFFTNSLLFLLFCLLVTPTKASAPAMILWGPLLPTSESKKAADVTKLQASIGRERTSAIQASTIHKDRAAVQVSRNEQRTAVRSGKARISKRDIELLSRLVYAEGRGEPYEGQVAIAAVVLNRVESPQFPNTVPGVIFARNAFSPVQDGQLSHRTNDTARKAVMDAINGKDPSGGALYFFNPKTATSDWIWSRKQTLRIANHVFAH from the coding sequence GTGCTGACACGGAAAGCGCAGATGCGCTTTTTCTTCTTTACTAACAGCCTGCTGTTTCTTTTGTTTTGCTTGCTGGTCACCCCTACCAAGGCTTCCGCTCCGGCGATGATCCTGTGGGGGCCCCTTCTCCCGACATCCGAGTCGAAGAAGGCGGCCGACGTGACAAAACTGCAAGCTTCGATCGGACGAGAACGAACATCAGCCATCCAAGCATCAACCATCCATAAGGACAGAGCGGCTGTGCAAGTGAGCCGCAATGAACAGCGCACCGCCGTTCGGAGCGGCAAAGCGAGGATTTCGAAACGGGATATCGAATTGTTATCCCGGTTGGTTTACGCGGAAGGTCGGGGCGAGCCCTACGAGGGACAAGTGGCAATCGCCGCTGTCGTCTTAAATCGTGTGGAGTCTCCACAATTCCCGAATACGGTACCGGGCGTCATTTTTGCCCGAAATGCGTTTTCACCGGTTCAGGACGGTCAACTGTCCCATCGGACAAATGATACCGCTCGAAAAGCGGTGATGGATGCGATCAACGGCAAGGATCCTTCAGGGGGAGCACTGTACTTTTTCAATCCGAAAACAGCTACATCCGATTGGATCTGGTCGCGGAAGCAGACGCTTCGCATCGCGAACCACGTATTTGCCCATTAA
- a CDS encoding DUF1444 family protein, translating into MKIDRNTIMQSVVDAISSRLPDGLRCTAGEASLQIMRTAPEEGQLVEVPLAPLYARAEKSPEKAASLVVAFAERVLAIVRGQLAERSLQGAQERVYPVLRHASFVKRDPDRWVFQPHTEETSILYAIDDQEGYHLIEKGLLAQAGWTGEELHQHAMRNLQRLPVPQKRQQVGPNQITFIAPGDGYAASRILLAPLLEEMRRTAQGDALGIAIPHGDVLIIADLHGKAGADLLARLTYDFASKSSRPLSFLPFFYEGGELVPFLTVSHDRKPGRAPADS; encoded by the coding sequence ATGAAGATCGACCGAAATACCATCATGCAGAGTGTGGTGGATGCCATAAGCAGCAGACTGCCTGACGGTTTGCGCTGTACAGCGGGAGAGGCGAGCCTGCAGATCATGCGCACAGCGCCAGAGGAAGGTCAACTGGTGGAAGTGCCGCTCGCTCCGCTCTATGCCCGCGCCGAGAAGTCTCCCGAAAAAGCGGCATCTCTGGTGGTGGCTTTTGCAGAACGGGTGCTTGCGATCGTTCGCGGCCAGCTGGCCGAGCGAAGCCTGCAGGGTGCACAGGAGCGGGTATACCCTGTACTGCGCCATGCATCCTTTGTGAAAAGGGATCCGGATCGCTGGGTGTTTCAGCCGCATACGGAAGAAACATCGATCCTGTATGCGATTGACGATCAGGAGGGGTATCACCTGATTGAAAAAGGGCTGCTCGCTCAGGCAGGATGGACAGGGGAGGAGCTGCATCAGCATGCGATGCGGAATCTGCAGCGACTCCCGGTGCCGCAAAAACGGCAACAAGTAGGGCCCAACCAAATTACCTTCATCGCTCCAGGAGATGGTTATGCGGCAAGCCGCATTCTGCTTGCGCCGCTATTGGAAGAGATGAGGCGGACAGCGCAGGGGGATGCGCTGGGGATCGCCATTCCACACGGGGATGTCTTGATCATCGCCGATCTGCACGGAAAGGCGGGTGCAGATCTTTTGGCCCGGCTCACGTACGATTTTGCCTCCAAAAGCTCGCGGCCTCTTTCTTTCCTGCCCTTTTTCTACGAGGGCGGGGAGCTGGTTCCCTTCCTGACCGTCTCCCATGACCGGAAGCCGGGGCGTGCACCGGCCGACAGCTAG
- a CDS encoding HEPN domain-containing protein: protein MPILIAPIFNTTTAKAINIELRKPFHLVSGVEKPYNVASRYLRNQMDESRHLFDRKVDKTSLFLVAEYPEMMISDEKDWIEEIENKLNLASTTSGICSIPYVITANPPVFGITYLKRSFDGPKYLFDDQEQAIFLALMEEGRSLPSLAVRRYSLSLEKKSLEDQLLDLWISLESLFAPDGKKGEITYKLRFRMAYYFGETQEKREQIAEFVRKSYNHRSEVVHSGKELGKGLANEVRLLRQMARAVILNTAMEKISLHELRKRLDEQVLAGTSYALRYKPAFFENVTFDS from the coding sequence ATGCCGATATTGATTGCTCCCATCTTCAATACTACGACGGCGAAAGCGATAAACATCGAACTTCGCAAACCGTTCCATCTTGTTTCAGGCGTAGAAAAACCTTATAATGTAGCCTCGCGCTATTTGCGCAACCAGATGGATGAGAGCCGCCATTTATTTGATCGGAAAGTAGACAAAACCAGTCTCTTTCTCGTGGCGGAGTATCCTGAAATGATGATTTCGGATGAAAAAGACTGGATAGAGGAGATTGAGAACAAGCTCAATCTGGCCAGCACGACGAGCGGAATCTGTTCGATCCCCTACGTGATTACAGCCAATCCCCCGGTTTTTGGGATTACCTATCTCAAGCGTTCCTTTGACGGCCCGAAATACCTATTCGACGATCAGGAACAGGCGATCTTTTTGGCATTGATGGAAGAGGGACGGTCATTGCCTTCCTTGGCGGTGCGCCGCTACTCCCTGTCACTGGAAAAAAAGAGTCTGGAAGACCAATTGCTCGATTTGTGGATTTCCCTGGAATCGCTCTTTGCCCCGGATGGGAAGAAGGGCGAAATCACATACAAGCTGCGCTTCCGCATGGCGTATTACTTCGGAGAGACACAGGAAAAGCGGGAACAGATCGCGGAATTTGTCCGGAAGTCGTACAATCATCGTTCAGAAGTGGTCCACAGCGGAAAAGAGCTGGGCAAAGGCTTGGCTAACGAGGTAAGGCTGCTTCGGCAGATGGCTCGCGCTGTGATTTTAAATACGGCAATGGAAAAAATTTCCTTGCATGAGCTTCGCAAGCGCCTGGATGAACAGGTTTTGGCGGGAACCAGCTACGCGCTTCGCTACAAACCCGCTTTTTTTGAAAATGTCACCTTTGACAGCTGA
- a CDS encoding small acid-soluble spore protein P has protein sequence MREDHMLDENPHETYNNTYEPIERTGEPMPGSKKVKQENHSRQIKTREG, from the coding sequence ATGAGAGAAGATCATATGCTGGATGAAAATCCGCACGAAACCTACAACAACACCTACGAGCCGATAGAACGGACCGGCGAGCCTATGCCCGGCTCCAAAAAGGTGAAACAGGAGAATCACAGCCGTCAAATCAAAACCCGGGAAGGATAA
- a CDS encoding DUF441 domain-containing protein — MDMTNLMLLGLLALGILGNNTAVSIAVAILLLLRLLHLDRAVPYLEQHGLQIGIIVLTIGVLAPLASGKITPQTIISIFTQWQSVLAVAIGIFVAYLGGKGVGFMSANPLVVTGILLGTIIGVTFFRGVPVGPLIAAGMLALFSQFLPK, encoded by the coding sequence ATGGATATGACCAACCTCATGCTGTTAGGCCTGCTTGCACTGGGAATTCTGGGAAACAACACGGCTGTCTCGATAGCTGTGGCCATCCTGCTTCTGCTGCGGCTGCTCCACCTCGATAGAGCGGTTCCGTACCTGGAGCAGCACGGGCTGCAGATCGGGATCATCGTCCTGACCATCGGCGTGCTTGCCCCGCTGGCCAGCGGAAAAATTACGCCGCAGACGATTATTTCGATCTTCACCCAATGGCAGTCGGTGCTCGCGGTCGCGATCGGCATTTTCGTCGCCTATCTGGGCGGCAAAGGAGTTGGCTTTATGTCTGCCAACCCCCTCGTGGTTACTGGAATCCTGCTCGGAACGATTATCGGCGTTACCTTTTTCCGGGGCGTGCCCGTCGGCCCCTTGATTGCCGCCGGGATGCTGGCTCTCTTTTCTCAGTTTCTACCGAAGTAG
- a CDS encoding ABC-F family ATP-binding cassette domain-containing protein has translation MSVLIVENLSHGFADRVLFRDVSFRLQPNDRVGLVGANGTGKSTMMGILTKQLIPDSGKIEWMPKIQYGYLDQHTKLQAGKTIRDVLKEAFLPLLEEEAEMLAIGEKMADATPEELEELLERMGEIQDRLENSGFYLIDAKVDEIANALGLSAIGLDRDVASLSGGQRTKVLLAKLLLEQPSVLLLDEPTNYLDEEHIVWLKGYLKEYPYAFILISHDTSFMNEVVNVIYHLEFTKLNRYTGNYESFLAQAEMKRSQHFDAYEKQQEEISKMEDFIARNKARASTSGRAKSRQKQLEKIERIDKPETAAKPTFIFKESRASSRFVFTAEDLAIGYTHPLLPKLTVSLERGEKVAVVGMNGVGKSTLLKTVLGLIPPLGGKLDRGDFLHPAYFEQEVKARPITALDEVWNEFPHMNNHEVRGALARCGLKNEHINRAMTALSGGEQAKVRLCKLLQRESNWLVFDEPTNHLDVVAKEELKRALREFKGTILLVCHEPEFYEDWVTQVWNVEEWSHNQAKTAIKL, from the coding sequence ATGAGTGTGTTAATCGTCGAAAATTTATCGCATGGTTTTGCGGATCGCGTATTGTTCCGCGATGTCTCATTCCGTTTGCAGCCCAATGACCGGGTAGGTCTGGTAGGCGCGAACGGGACGGGCAAATCGACCATGATGGGGATCTTGACAAAGCAGTTGATCCCCGATTCCGGAAAGATCGAATGGATGCCCAAAATCCAATACGGCTATTTGGATCAGCATACAAAGCTGCAAGCAGGCAAAACGATTCGCGATGTATTGAAAGAGGCATTTCTTCCGTTGCTGGAAGAAGAGGCCGAGATGCTGGCGATTGGGGAGAAGATGGCGGATGCCACGCCAGAAGAGTTGGAAGAGCTTCTGGAGCGGATGGGAGAAATTCAGGATCGGCTGGAGAATAGCGGTTTTTACCTGATCGATGCCAAGGTGGATGAAATCGCCAATGCGCTCGGCCTGAGCGCGATCGGGCTGGATCGGGATGTCGCTTCCCTGTCCGGGGGTCAGCGTACCAAGGTGCTACTGGCCAAGCTGCTCCTGGAACAACCAAGCGTCCTGCTTCTCGACGAGCCGACCAACTACCTGGACGAAGAGCACATCGTCTGGCTCAAAGGCTATTTGAAGGAATATCCGTATGCCTTTATCCTGATTTCCCATGACACTTCCTTTATGAACGAAGTCGTCAACGTGATTTACCATCTGGAATTCACCAAATTGAACCGTTATACCGGCAACTACGAGTCTTTTTTGGCTCAGGCCGAGATGAAGCGTTCCCAGCATTTTGACGCCTATGAAAAGCAGCAGGAGGAAATCTCCAAGATGGAGGATTTCATCGCGCGCAACAAGGCACGGGCGTCTACCTCCGGACGGGCAAAAAGCCGCCAAAAACAGCTGGAGAAAATCGAGCGCATCGACAAGCCGGAAACGGCGGCCAAGCCGACCTTTATCTTCAAGGAATCTCGGGCGAGCAGCCGTTTTGTCTTTACCGCCGAGGATTTGGCGATCGGCTACACGCATCCGCTGTTGCCCAAGCTGACGGTCAGTCTCGAGCGCGGGGAAAAGGTAGCGGTAGTGGGGATGAACGGCGTGGGGAAATCGACGCTGCTGAAGACCGTCCTCGGCTTGATCCCGCCACTCGGCGGCAAGCTGGATCGTGGAGATTTTCTGCATCCCGCGTATTTCGAGCAGGAGGTAAAGGCAAGGCCGATCACTGCGCTCGATGAAGTGTGGAACGAGTTCCCGCACATGAACAATCACGAAGTGCGCGGAGCCTTGGCGCGGTGCGGTCTGAAAAACGAGCATATCAATCGCGCGATGACGGCGCTGTCCGGGGGCGAGCAGGCGAAGGTCCGGTTGTGCAAGCTGTTGCAGAGGGAATCCAACTGGCTGGTGTTCGACGAGCCGACGAACCATCTGGACGTCGTCGCCAAGGAAGAGCTGAAGCGGGCCTTGCGTGAATTCAAAGGCACCATATTGCTGGTTTGCCACGAACCGGAGTTTTATGAGGATTGGGTCACGCAAGTCTGGAATGTGGAAGAGTGGAGCCACAATCAGGCGAAGACCGCGATCAAGCTGTAA
- a CDS encoding DUF1811 family protein yields MRLYSQMTLAELQEEMERLRILIEEQKNRGDSSQLAIYQQKFFMAKSYYVGTDEFRIGGTYRVFQHDQPFTIEYFNGVFAWGRFPDSAEAVGYPVGMLELWIETRK; encoded by the coding sequence ATGCGTTTGTACAGTCAAATGACCTTAGCCGAGCTGCAGGAAGAGATGGAGCGTTTGCGCATCCTGATCGAAGAACAAAAAAACCGGGGTGACTCCTCCCAGCTTGCGATCTATCAGCAGAAATTTTTTATGGCGAAATCGTATTACGTGGGTACCGATGAGTTCCGCATCGGCGGCACCTATCGGGTCTTCCAACACGATCAGCCCTTCACGATTGAATATTTCAACGGCGTATTTGCCTGGGGACGGTTCCCCGATTCCGCTGAGGCGGTCGGTTACCCGGTTGGCATGCTGGAATTATGGATCGAAACCAGAAAGTGA
- a CDS encoding DUF3900 domain-containing protein has translation MNFIVDWLSFSLIEQQEEESGSKRVRMTRHLTGDEFQRSELRSFLDGELARIAKRKTELNPKSEASPTKLGQFVIEPGHPLDANPNYALLQRLLRAETAGEGQAPAQEILQSYVRTSQVRGGVLIVARTRLESLNEPYVFILKCDFEQKTAVITDEQSLIANVQMAINAKNMKSLMYPHMIEEGMNDPYHVKIHQFSHARYFEEFLRFVEYPQTITQIISEEVLNLARQHIEHVYPEPTEERLRAEEEIELIAASPKRELSERWDHETVMEAAQIITEKQPEIELKCKLDHMQVKALLSDYGKNFYIAKVKGRYVLLLEGDFLQFEKGVSPVEFLKPQDIHDIIRELEAREHAPASIQPSAQGDAPPWE, from the coding sequence ATGAATTTTATCGTGGATTGGTTGTCATTTTCCTTAATCGAACAACAGGAGGAAGAGAGCGGAAGCAAGCGGGTGCGGATGACGCGCCATCTGACTGGAGACGAGTTCCAGCGAAGCGAGTTGCGCTCCTTTTTGGACGGCGAACTGGCCCGGATCGCTAAGCGGAAGACCGAGCTGAATCCGAAAAGCGAAGCGAGTCCCACCAAGCTGGGGCAATTCGTGATCGAGCCCGGCCATCCCTTGGATGCGAATCCCAACTACGCCTTGCTCCAGCGGCTGCTGCGGGCGGAGACCGCCGGAGAAGGACAGGCGCCTGCGCAAGAGATCCTGCAATCATATGTGCGTACCTCGCAGGTGAGGGGCGGTGTGCTGATCGTGGCCAGGACCAGACTGGAATCGCTGAATGAACCGTACGTCTTTATCCTGAAGTGTGATTTTGAACAAAAAACGGCTGTGATCACGGATGAGCAGAGTCTGATCGCCAATGTGCAGATGGCGATCAATGCAAAAAACATGAAATCGCTGATGTATCCCCACATGATCGAAGAGGGGATGAATGATCCGTACCACGTGAAAATTCACCAATTTTCTCATGCGCGCTATTTTGAAGAGTTCCTGCGCTTCGTCGAATACCCGCAGACGATCACGCAGATCATCTCCGAGGAAGTGTTGAATCTGGCCCGGCAGCATATCGAGCACGTCTATCCCGAGCCGACGGAGGAACGGCTGCGGGCAGAGGAAGAGATCGAGCTGATCGCAGCCAGCCCCAAGCGGGAGCTGTCGGAGAGATGGGATCATGAAACGGTGATGGAAGCCGCCCAGATCATTACCGAGAAACAGCCGGAGATCGAACTGAAGTGCAAGCTGGATCACATGCAGGTCAAGGCGCTGCTCTCGGACTACGGGAAGAATTTTTATATCGCAAAGGTAAAGGGACGGTATGTTTTGCTTTTGGAGGGGGACTTTTTGCAGTTTGAAAAAGGCGTCTCTCCTGTCGAGTTCCTAAAGCCCCAAGATATCCATGATATTATCCGCGAGCTGGAAGCGAGAGAGCATGCACCTGCTTCGATTCAGCCTTCTGCGCAAGGAGATGCTCCGCCCTGGGAATAA
- a CDS encoding iron-sulfur cluster biosynthesis family protein, with product MKMTATEAALIRLEQEASEHAQALRINGELVGGCGMNVEYGLFWDDPAPGDMITELGGIVLLLDAETAGYIGSDSLLIDYRDQQGYRLVSPEQIIAYGLRTKERWA from the coding sequence ATGAAAATGACAGCTACCGAGGCGGCACTGATCCGTCTGGAACAAGAAGCAAGCGAGCATGCCCAAGCCCTGCGCATCAATGGCGAACTGGTAGGGGGTTGCGGCATGAATGTGGAATACGGACTGTTCTGGGATGATCCGGCCCCCGGCGATATGATCACGGAACTGGGAGGGATCGTCCTATTGCTGGACGCCGAGACGGCGGGTTATATCGGCAGTGATTCCTTGCTGATCGATTACCGGGATCAGCAGGGATATCGCTTGGTAAGCCCGGAGCAAATCATCGCTTACGGCCTGCGCACCAAAGAGAGATGGGCGTAA
- a CDS encoding phosphodiester glycosidase family protein, producing MQTLSRTRTRRRQQRRNRLWRMLKRMLLAGTMTFVTCMLLGITFLFATEKGEELREWAAGTLLTTQHDYWAPYTFLPEEKLEELRQQIRNPVVINSADAIAAAEEKPKVTEEPLPQRELIEIEEIDEKRGNYYFKGKLMYISDPKRVQLLVTTRTDRGDLLDEFVKKHNALGIVNASGFHDPDGYGKGAKANGLVIKDGKILQSYNAKGSETALGITFDGKLITGNYTAQQLIEMGVKDAMSFRPQLIVDGKNLFADKPAKSWGIQPRTAIGQKEDGTIVFLVIDGRQPGHSIGASMNDVADILAERGVVTAMAMDGGSSSMMLHNNEAITKTSCPYYRGRFLPNAWAVL from the coding sequence ATGCAGACATTATCCCGCACTCGTACAAGAAGGAGACAACAGCGCCGCAATCGGCTGTGGCGGATGCTGAAACGAATGCTGCTGGCTGGGACGATGACGTTTGTCACCTGTATGCTGCTCGGCATCACCTTTCTCTTCGCGACGGAAAAAGGCGAAGAGCTGCGTGAATGGGCAGCGGGCACGCTGTTGACCACCCAGCATGATTACTGGGCCCCGTATACGTTTTTACCGGAAGAAAAGCTGGAGGAGCTTCGGCAGCAAATCCGCAATCCGGTCGTGATTAATTCCGCCGATGCAATCGCCGCTGCCGAAGAAAAGCCCAAAGTGACAGAGGAGCCGCTCCCGCAGAGAGAACTGATTGAAATCGAAGAAATCGATGAAAAGCGCGGCAATTATTATTTTAAAGGGAAACTCATGTATATCAGCGACCCCAAGCGGGTCCAGCTGCTCGTCACGACACGGACGGACCGCGGCGATTTGCTGGATGAGTTCGTCAAAAAGCACAACGCCCTGGGCATCGTAAACGCCAGCGGCTTTCACGATCCCGACGGATACGGCAAAGGAGCCAAAGCAAACGGACTGGTGATCAAGGATGGAAAGATCCTGCAAAGCTACAACGCCAAAGGAAGCGAGACCGCGCTCGGCATCACCTTTGACGGAAAGCTGATCACGGGCAATTATACGGCACAGCAATTGATCGAGATGGGCGTAAAGGACGCAATGAGCTTCCGTCCGCAGCTGATCGTAGACGGGAAGAACCTGTTTGCGGACAAGCCCGCGAAGAGCTGGGGCATCCAACCGCGTACTGCGATCGGACAAAAAGAAGACGGAACCATCGTCTTTCTGGTGATCGACGGGCGACAGCCAGGCCACTCGATCGGAGCCAGCATGAATGATGTCGCTGATATTCTGGCGGAACGCGGCGTGGTGACAGCGATGGCGATGGATGGCGGTTCCAGCTCCATGATGCTGCACAATAACGAAGCGATCACCAAGACCTCCTGCCCCTACTATCGCGGCCGTTTTCTGCCCAATGCCTGGGCGGTGCTGTAG
- a CDS encoding DUF2515 family protein produces MKPIITKDRELVAEIRRLTNRANRNNLTRTRAYLAFFQKHPEVHWALLAHLVSRNGGWNMTDLKGEWLPRVMEPKQIEDYFWFLERCNWLIFHDAYAQLLLYEQMKTTGQDMTPLLSHLGVSAFLAPIWKSFLLERDSVRLTRALIVNEQQYIEQRVVDKPFAQEKIFDRLAFFAQSFFSLNQVIFPYKEHPTDRKLRVCGMTVQRFPSLTQRIAIGKNLYQLLFDNPIRLHKIYEWARRIPHTASRADYWPHLFTPGHPREADTARYMPRIERNGLKPGMPKLYSPALSAVWPDQEHPPADGTDWYRDEQWQAELEERADMPTLDDEAYIRSLQKQEWGVAIFQPLLS; encoded by the coding sequence TTGAAACCGATCATCACCAAAGATCGCGAACTGGTAGCGGAGATTCGCCGTCTCACCAACCGGGCGAATCGCAACAACCTCACACGCACCCGTGCCTATCTGGCCTTTTTTCAAAAGCATCCCGAGGTTCACTGGGCACTCCTGGCCCATCTCGTCTCCCGCAACGGCGGATGGAATATGACCGACCTGAAGGGCGAATGGCTTCCCCGCGTGATGGAGCCAAAACAGATTGAGGATTATTTCTGGTTTCTCGAGAGATGCAACTGGCTTATCTTCCACGACGCCTATGCCCAATTGCTCCTGTATGAACAGATGAAGACGACCGGTCAGGATATGACCCCGCTGCTCTCCCATTTAGGCGTCTCGGCTTTTTTGGCGCCGATCTGGAAATCGTTTCTCCTGGAGCGTGACAGCGTGCGGCTGACGCGCGCGCTGATCGTCAACGAGCAGCAGTACATCGAGCAAAGAGTCGTGGACAAGCCCTTTGCCCAGGAAAAGATCTTTGATCGTCTCGCTTTCTTTGCCCAATCTTTCTTCTCCTTAAATCAGGTGATCTTTCCCTACAAGGAGCATCCGACAGACCGCAAGCTACGCGTCTGCGGAATGACCGTCCAACGCTTCCCCTCGCTCACGCAGCGGATCGCCATCGGGAAAAACCTGTACCAACTGCTCTTCGACAATCCCATCCGTCTCCATAAAATCTATGAATGGGCGAGACGTATCCCCCATACCGCCTCGCGGGCCGACTACTGGCCGCATCTGTTTACGCCGGGCCATCCCCGTGAGGCGGACACTGCCCGTTACATGCCGAGGATCGAGAGAAACGGCCTCAAGCCAGGGATGCCCAAGCTGTACAGTCCCGCTCTCTCCGCTGTCTGGCCCGATCAGGAGCATCCGCCCGCAGATGGCACGGACTGGTACCGGGACGAGCAGTGGCAGGCGGAGCTGGAAGAGCGGGCCGACATGCCGACCCTGGATGATGAGGCGTATATCCGCTCTCTGCAAAAGCAGGAATGGGGCGTAGCGATCTTTCAGCCCCTTCTCTCCTAG
- a CDS encoding aspartyl-phosphate phosphatase Spo0E family protein produces the protein MEITQKMIDDVRQQLEVAVRESGYNFLDPEIVKISQQLDKLIVAHMTQDSKRP, from the coding sequence ATGGAAATCACGCAGAAAATGATCGATGATGTCCGTCAACAGCTTGAAGTAGCCGTGAGAGAATCAGGATATAATTTTCTCGATCCGGAAATCGTCAAGATCAGTCAGCAGCTTGATAAACTAATCGTGGCTCATATGACGCAGGATTCCAAACGCCCATAG
- a CDS encoding DEAD/DEAH box helicase, whose protein sequence is MSTTFADFSLSAPLLEALREQHIEKPTPVQAEAIPLIQSGRDVLVESPTGTGKTLAYLLPLLDRIDAESKEIQVLVLAPTHELVMQITTVAEGLLAKKNLTAQAIIGGVDVKRQLERLKKRPSLIAATPGRLVELLESRKLKVHQVKAIVVDEADRLLDDGFLRPVQEVMRRVMRDTQRLFFSATLPPDVIRLASSFVSDPAVVQASAPENGLGVAHMYLVCEPRKKVDTLRRLLRMIHVQRSMVFVNQIDKVEEIVSKLEYHHLPCRLLHRDTSKEERARSLQLFREGAVQVLITTDVAARGIDIAEVECVVHFDPAPDADAYVHRSGRTGRMGRAGLVFSIITPQELFILRKFSKQTGLVLTEKVMTHGQLLDPEAARRKPAPAKRPVHKKRRFESK, encoded by the coding sequence GTGAGTACCACATTTGCTGATTTTTCACTGAGCGCACCGCTTTTGGAAGCGCTGCGCGAACAACATATAGAGAAGCCTACCCCGGTTCAAGCGGAGGCGATTCCGCTGATTCAGAGCGGACGCGATGTCCTCGTGGAATCTCCCACCGGGACGGGAAAAACGCTTGCCTACCTGCTCCCGCTGCTCGATCGAATCGATGCCGAGTCCAAAGAAATTCAGGTGCTGGTGCTGGCGCCGACACATGAGCTGGTGATGCAGATCACCACCGTCGCGGAGGGCTTGCTGGCGAAAAAGAATCTGACCGCACAAGCCATCATCGGCGGCGTGGATGTGAAACGGCAGCTCGAACGCTTGAAAAAACGTCCCTCGCTCATAGCGGCGACTCCGGGTCGCCTGGTGGAGCTCTTGGAGAGCCGCAAACTGAAGGTACACCAGGTAAAGGCGATCGTAGTGGATGAAGCCGACCGCTTGCTCGATGACGGTTTTCTCCGTCCTGTCCAGGAAGTGATGCGGAGAGTGATGCGCGATACCCAGCGGCTGTTCTTCTCGGCGACGCTGCCGCCGGATGTGATCCGGCTGGCGTCGTCGTTCGTCAGCGATCCGGCCGTAGTACAGGCGTCCGCGCCGGAGAATGGCCTGGGCGTCGCCCACATGTACCTGGTGTGCGAGCCGCGCAAGAAGGTGGATACGCTGCGCCGCCTGCTCCGCATGATCCATGTGCAAAGATCAATGGTCTTTGTCAACCAGATCGACAAAGTGGAGGAGATCGTATCCAAGCTGGAATACCATCACTTGCCCTGCCGACTGCTGCACCGGGACACCAGCAAGGAGGAGCGGGCACGCTCTTTGCAGTTGTTCCGCGAAGGGGCGGTCCAGGTGTTAATCACGACGGATGTAGCGGCCCGCGGCATCGATATCGCCGAGGTGGAATGCGTCGTACATTTTGACCCGGCGCCGGATGCCGATGCCTACGTGCATCGCAGCGGACGGACCGGCAGAATGGGGAGGGCCGGACTGGTCTTTTCCATCATCACCCCACAGGAGTTGTTCATCCTGCGCAAATTCTCCAAGCAGACGGGACTTGTCCTCACCGAAAAGGTAATGACCCACGGACAATTGCTGGACCCGGAGGCAGCCAGGCGAAAGCCGGCACCTGCCAAGCGGCCGGTACATAAGAAACGCCGTTTTGAATCAAAGTAG